A genomic region of Eucalyptus grandis isolate ANBG69807.140 chromosome 5, ASM1654582v1, whole genome shotgun sequence contains the following coding sequences:
- the LOC120293762 gene encoding putative disease resistance RPP13-like protein 2: protein MAASEVTTSLVIDKLQHRLSEREILSSGLPDQINTAVSHLQTILTTLKLLQSGTDNDQQSGDHGSGLLGRAQDAADCADKFLLGASRHLMSRKGRLMKLYALVRFMSLRIRVRPSGRKELDFITRVQKLSTHLSQMQDLPPYDLFTLEENASSRNTHRGNVRWNGKVESDIVGREDEECELVARLTLKDGDQDALRLCVIPVVGEEAIGKTALVRSVYNRLEIDHSFQCRVWVHVPKKFALKDLLVEILKQTPVQELKEHKKNIDLKEILHKTLMELRYLIVFDDLQDARDMDVLMNLLLDSRNGSRVIITTRDPEIPSIIDHWASPLELHQLDADQSELLLKQCGSISEDSGLKASILSKCSGSPPRILLLGGLAAASSHSSPAMVDQLADNPTLCNIVSLSYHKLPNLLKPCLLYLCLFPKDSDISMRRLFRLWHAEGLVPVLEFTAMECFEELVGRNLVHVVRRRKQSEKPKSCRVPSFLHDFLCEMATRLALLQIHSDTKGPNHGEESKLVNGCSWIVKHQESQKSAETGDHCPGNIHLRHIRSYVTFKTQKQGTRSREVEELLRPLISKGDCGLLRVLDLERTYKPLLPDELGNVLLNLRYLGLRWTVLDSIPESVGNMSRLETLDLKHTNVSKLPSSIWKVKSLQHLYMNEVCFDKSTSGGSLSNLQTLWGLFIGSAKSPMLDVLRKLTRLEKLGLTCDSPVMKKATECILKLTKLECLKLRSRDVFGQPSDLNLSDMSGVELISDLYLLGSLPKRHGQDVLEGLPQQGGLELLPRNLKILTLSMSGLDADSMPVLAKLEGLEMLNFFAGSYTGKELDFRVRKDSFPRLRILKLWKLEKVRKAYVDETSLCCLEDLEIKNCGLTSIDSLNHIESLKQISLIKVKEELATNMKATLTAKLFINGKQLATSRSSREVFIKEKQLVPPPPPSAQKRCISAALSSGVVVKRMQVMPVFSSRFRELWEEWELRGLVLLSLTLQILLICMGNRRKYIHSALLRAFVWLAYLMADSVAIYALGIITNKLTKLNSQSVDADTQLNAFWAPFLLLHLGGPDTITAYALEDNELWLRHLLALVTQAGVTFYIFLMAWTARIYPSSPSL from the exons ATGGCAGCTTCCGAGGTGACAACTTCACTCGTGATCGACAAGTTGCAACACAGACTCTCCGAGAGAGAAATTCTCTCCTCTGGATTACCAGATCAAATCAATACGGCTGTTAGTCATCTCCAGACAATCTTAACCACCTTGAAGTTACTGCAATCTGGCACCGACAATGACCAGCAAAGCGGCGACCATGGATCTGGCCTCCTAGGTCGAGCTCAAGATGCTGCGGACTGTGCCGATAAGTTCCTCCTGGGAGCATCGCGACACTTGATGTCCCGTAAGGGCCGCCTCATGAAATTGTATGCATTAGTCCGCTTCATGTCGCTCAGGATACGCGTACGCCCCTCCGGAAGAAAGGAACTCGATTTCATCACCAGAGTTCAGAAATTGTCCACTCACCTGTCCCAAATGCAAGATCTGCCTCCTTATGATCTGTTTACTCTTGAGGAAAACGCTTCATCGAGGAATACCCATCGAGGGAACGTACGTTGGAATGGGAAGGTTGAGTCTGACATTGTGGGGCGTGAAGATGAAGAGTGCGAGCTCGTAGCTCGGTTGACCTTGAAAGATGGCGATCAGGACGCGTTGAGACTTTGCGTAATTCCGGTGGTGGGAGAAGAAGCCATCGGCAAGACGGCTCTCGTGAGGAGTGTGTACAACAGACTCGAGATAGATCATAGCTTCCAATGCCGCGTCTGGGTTCATGTTCCCAAAAAATTCGCCTTGAAAGATCTCTTGGTGGAGATACTGAAGCAAACACCTGTGCAAGAACTGAAGGAGCACAAAAAAAACATAGACCTGAAAGAGATCCTTCACAAGACCTTGATGGAATTGAGGTACCTCATCGTGTTTGACGATTTGCAAGACGCCAGGGACATGGACGTCCTCATGAACCTCCTCCTAGACTCAAGGAATGGAAGCAGAGTCATCATCACCACTCGGGATCCTGAAATCCCATCAATTATAGACCATTGGGCTTCTCCTCTCGAGTTGCACCAATTAGATGCAGACCAGAGCGAGCTCTTGTTGAAGCAATGCGGCTCCATTAGTGAAGATTCGGGGCTCAAAGCGAGTATTCTGAGCAAGTGCAGTGGCTCTCCTCCTAGGATTTTGCTGCTCGGAGGACTTGCGGCGGCGAGCAGTCATTCTTCTCCTGCCATGGTGGACCAGCTTGCTGATAATCCCACGCTCTGCAATATCGTGTCCTTGAGCTACCACAAATTGCCTAACCTGCTCAAGCCCTGTTTGCTTTACTTGTGCCTCTTTCCCAAAGACTCGGACATCTCGATGAGGAGGCTCTTCCGGCTATGGCATGCCGAAGGATTGGTCCCAGTGCTTGAGTTCACGGCCATGGAGTGCTTCGAAGAATTGGTTGGTCGAAACTTGGTTCATGTGGTGAGGCGTAGGAAGCAGAGTGAAAAGCCCAAATCTTGCCGTGTGCCTAGTTTCCTACACGATTTCTTGTGCGAGATGGCAACGCGACTCGCACTACTTCAGATCCATTCGGACACCAAGGGCCCTAATCATGGTGAAGAATCTAAGCTTGTTAATGGCTGCTCATGGATTGTCAAGCATCAGGAATCTCAGAAGAGTGCTGAGACAGGGGATCATTGCCCCGGAAACATCCATCTCCGACACATCCGTTCCTACGTAACCTTCAAAACGCAGAAGCAGGGGACTCGTTCAAGGGAAGTGGAAGAGCTGCTTCGGCCCTTGATTTCAAAGGGAGACTGCGGTCTGCTCAGGGTGCTCGATCTGGAGAGGACTTACAAGCCGTTGCTTCCGGACGAACTTGGCAATGTACTGCTGAACTTGAGGTACTTGGGATTGCGATGGACGGTCCTTGATTCAATCCCTGAATCAGTTGGGAACATGTCCCGCCTTGAGACATTGGATCTGAAGCACACTAACGTTAGCAAATTGCCGAGTTCAATTTGGAAGGTGAAGTCCCTCCAGCACCTGTACATGAACGAGGTTTGCTTCGATAAGTCCACCAGTGGTGGTAGCTTGAGCAATCTCCAAACCTTGTGGGGCTTATTTATTGGATCTGCTAAGAGTCCCATGCTTGATGTGCTTAGGAAATTGACCAGGCTCGAGAAATTGGGTTTGACGTGTGATTCTCCAGTGATGAAGAAAGCAACCGAGTGCATTTTGAAGCTCACGAAGCTTGAATGCCTAAAGCTGAGATCGAGGGATGTCTTCGGTCAGCCCTCAGATCTCAACTTGAGTGACATGAGTGGAGTCGAGCTGATTTCGGACTTGTACTTGCTCGGGAGCCTCCCTAAGCGACACGGCCAGGACGTCCTTGAGGGCTTGCCTCAGCAAGGCGGCTTGGAGCTCCTTCCTCGGAACCTGAAAATCCTTACCTTGTCGATGTCAGGACTAGATGCTGATTCGATGCCGGTACTAGCAAAGCTCGAGGGCTTGGAAATGCTCAACTTTTTTGCAGGCTCTTATACTGGTAAAGAGTTGGATTTTCGTGTTCGCAAAGATTCATTCCCACGCCTTCGCATCCTCAAATTGTGGAAGTTGGAGAAAGTTAGAAAAGCTTATGTAGACGAAACCTCTCTTTGTTGCCTGGAAGACCTGGAGATCAAGAACTGTGGACTAACTTCTATTGATTCATTGAATCATATTGAATCCCTGAAACAAATTAGTTTGATTAAAGTGAAGGAAGAATTGGCGACGAACATGAAAGCCACATTGACCGCAAAACTATTCATCAATGGGAAGCAATTGGCGACCTCTCGTTCTTCCCGAGAAGtattcatcaaagagaagcaATTggtacctcctcctcctccttctgcgCAG AAGCGTTGCATCTCAGCTGCTCTGAGTAGCGGCGTTGTCGTGAAGAGGATGCAGGTGATGCCGGTCTTCTCTTCGCGTTTCAGAGAGCTGTGGGAAGAGTGGGAGCTCCGTGGTCTCGTGCTCCTCAGCCTCACCCTCCAAATTCTGCTCATTTGTATGGGCAATCGCCGCAAATACATCCACTCTGCCTTGCTCAGGGCGTTTGTTTGGCTGGCCTACCTAATGGCTGATTCAGTCGCAATCTATGCGCTCGGCATCATCACAAACAAGCTCACAAAGTTAAACAGCCAAAGTGTGGATGCGGACACCCAGCTGAACGCGTTCTGGGCGCCATTCCTCTTGTTACACTTAGGAGGCCCTGACACCATAACAGCATATGCCCTGGAAGACAATGAGCTCTGGCTGAGGCACTTGTTGGCACTAGTCACCCAAGCAGGAGTGACATTTTATATCTTCCTGATGGCGTGGACCGCCCGAATATATCCATCCTCGCCATCATTATGA